In one window of Hyla sarda isolate aHylSar1 chromosome 1, aHylSar1.hap1, whole genome shotgun sequence DNA:
- the LOC130273899 gene encoding vomeronasal type-2 receptor 26-like: MEPAAHHCHPSITVARSLDRSIPESICSKQCLPGYKRILKLGMHKCCFECLPCSEGEISNETDSVSCLKCPEDQWPNDMNECVPKPIEFLSYKNDPTVFIVSILTALCFVKTSTILGIFILFRDTPVVRANNQTLSFILLVSIMLSFLCVFLFLGRPTHVTCMLRQTSFGIIFSVAISSILAKTIMVYMAFKATKPGSSWRKFIGVKITNCVVFFCSVLQILLSIIWLSTSPPFPEKNSHVYKDKIIFQCNEGSMVAFSILLSYMGLLAAVSFIVAFLARNLPDSFNEAKNITFSMLVVCSVWVAFIPSYMSVTGKNTVLVEIFAVISSSVGILGCIFFPKCFIILVRPELNTKSGLSRQMKTKL; this comes from the exons ATGGAGCCAGCCGCACATCATTGCCACCCatcgatcaccgtcgcccgcagccttgacagatcg ATCCCAGAATCTATCTGCTCTAAACAGTGTCTTCCAGGATACAAAAGGATATTAAAGCTGGGAATGCACAAATGCTGCTTTGAATGTTTACCATGCTCAGAGGGAGAAATATCTAATGAAACAG ataGTGTTTCCTGTCTAAAATGTCCCGAAGATCAATGGCCAAATGACATGAATGAGTGTGTACCAAAACCTATTGAATTTCTGTCTTACAAAAATGACCCCACAGTTTTCATAGTCTCCATACTTACAGCCCTATGTTTTGTCAAAACGTCTACAATCTTAGGAATCTTCATTCTATTTAGAGACACTCCAGTGGTCAGAGCAAATAACCAAACCCTGAGCTTCATTCTCCTGGTTTCCATCATGTTGAGTTTCCTCTGTGTATTTTTGTTCCTGGGTCGCCCTACACATGTCACCTGTATGCTCCGTCAGACTTCATTCGGGATCATCTTCTCAGTAGCTATCTCTTCTATTCTGGCTAAAACCATCATGGTCTACATGGCCTTCAAAGCCACCAAACCTGGAAGTTCCTGGAGGAAATTTATTGGTGTGAAAATTACAAACTGTGTTGTCTTCTTCTGTTCAGTTCTTCAAATCCTACTAAGTATCATTTGGTTATCTACATCTCCTCCATTCCCAGAAAAGAACTCTCACGTATATAAAGACAAGATAATATTCCAGTGTAATGAAGGGTCCATGGTGGCCTTCTCCATACTCCTGAGCTATATGGGACTACTTGCAGCTGTTAGCTTCATTGTTGCTTTCTTGGCCAGAAATTTACCAGATAGTTTTAATGAAGCTAAAAACATCACGTTCAGCATGCTGGTTGTCTGCAGTGTCTGGGTGGCTTTTATCCCCTCCTATATGAGTGTTACTGGGAAGAATACAGTTCTTGTAGAAATATTTGCTGTAATATCTTCAAGTGTTGGTATTTTGGGGTGCATATTCTTCCCTAAATGTTTTATAATACTGGTGAGACCAGAGTTAAATACAAAAAGTGGTTTATCAAGGCAAATGAAGACAAAACTATGA